One window from the genome of Magnolia sinica isolate HGM2019 chromosome 4, MsV1, whole genome shotgun sequence encodes:
- the LOC131244221 gene encoding serine/threonine-protein kinase BLUS1-like, with translation MSSLSLSFFNDVTGTLYWMAPEVIHSHVGYGFKADIWSFGITALELAHGHPPLSHLPPSKSLVVRITNRFKLNYEDDHDEESVIGKKKNKKDKKPRKKFSKAFKEMVASCLMQDPSKRPSAEKLLKHPFFKNCKSSDYLVRNVLQVLPIVEERVREYLLVPPTSTSIQDDDDEDDGMLLLIKNRRISGWNFNEDVFQLDPVFPNDNWQDNVKKVQFMEEKEGGDKEENDRDSEAGGHEKDNAKKSDGNDDNNDDEKDGN, from the exons ATGTcatctctttctttatctttcttCAACGACGTTACTGGCACACTCTACTGGATGGCGCCTGAGGTCATACACTCACATGTAGGTTATGGGTTCAAGGCCGATATATGGTCTTTCGGTATCACTGCGTTGGAGCTAGCACATGGCCATCCACCCCTCTCTCACCTCCCACCCTCTAAATCGCTGGTGGTGAGGATCACTAACCGCTTCAAACTCAACTACGAAGATGATCACGATGAAGAAAGTGTCATCggcaagaagaagaacaagaaggatAAGAAACCAAGAAAGAAGTTCTCGAAGGCATTCAAGGAAATGGTTGCTTCTTGCCTCATGCAAGATCCATCAAAGAGGCCATCTGCCGAGAAGCTGCTCAAGCATCCTTTCTTCAAGAACTGTAAGTCGTCTGATTACCTTGTCCGGAATGTACTGCAAGTATTGCCTATAGTGGAAGAAAGGGTAAGGGAGTACTTATTAGTTCCTCCAACATCCACATCtatacaagatgatgatgatgaggacgaCGGTATGTTGCTGCTTATCAAAAACAGAAGGATTAGTGGATGGAATTTTAATGAAGATGTCTTCCAGTTGGATCCTGTTTTCCCAAACGATAATTGGCAAGATAATGTTAAAAAAGTTCAGTTCATGGAGGAGAAGGAAGGCGGCGATAAAG AAGAAAATGATCGAGATAGCGAGGCTGGGGGCCATGAAAAGGACAATGCCAAGAAGAGTGATGGCAATGACGACAACAACGATGATGAAAAGGATGGTAAttaa